In bacterium, a single genomic region encodes these proteins:
- a CDS encoding YifB family Mg chelatase-like AAA ATPase, which translates to MLSKVYSSSIFGIDAYVVTVEVDLSPGLPSINIVGLPDTSIKESRDRVRVALKSSKFELSPQRITINLAPADLKKEGSLFDLPIAIGILAALEKVEKESLNNYLLVGELSLDGKLRPIKGALSIAISAKENNFKGIVLPFENSCEASIIPDLAVIPAKELAEVVKFLNKEIDISPCQADSEKIFVNHTHYDLDFAEIKGQKQAKRAIEVAAAGGHNVLMVGPPGSGKTMMAKHIPTILPELSLEEAIEITKIYSVTGLTSSYTPLISTRPFRSPHHTISDAGLVGGGPFPHPGEISLSHHGVLFLDELPEFARHTLESLRQPLEDGVITVSRANSSSTFPARFMFIAAMNPCPCGFLADPIKECTCHPSAIQKYFGKVSGPLLDRIDIQIEVSRIKSQDIEENTEFIESSISIRARVNKARQIQKERFKRRKNVFFNSQISQKDMSKFCAIDQDSKTILNKAMEKLGLSARAYYKILKVSRTIADLEESQEIKSYHILEAIQYRNLDRQRWL; encoded by the coding sequence ATGTTGTCTAAAGTTTATAGCAGCTCTATCTTTGGTATTGATGCTTACGTAGTCACGGTAGAGGTAGATCTTTCTCCCGGCCTGCCATCTATCAATATTGTAGGCTTGCCTGATACTTCCATCAAAGAAAGCAGAGATCGGGTAAGAGTTGCTCTTAAAAGTTCCAAGTTTGAGCTTTCTCCTCAAAGAATTACCATAAACCTTGCTCCGGCCGATCTCAAAAAAGAAGGGTCCTTATTTGATTTACCTATTGCCATTGGAATCTTAGCGGCTTTAGAAAAAGTAGAGAAAGAGAGTTTAAATAACTATCTTTTAGTAGGTGAACTTTCTTTGGATGGCAAGCTAAGACCTATTAAAGGCGCTCTTTCTATCGCTATTTCTGCTAAAGAAAATAACTTTAAAGGAATTGTCCTGCCTTTTGAAAATTCCTGCGAAGCTTCTATCATTCCTGATTTAGCAGTAATTCCAGCTAAAGAGTTAGCTGAAGTAGTAAAGTTCTTAAATAAAGAAATAGATATTTCCCCTTGTCAAGCAGATTCGGAAAAGATATTCGTAAACCATACTCATTACGATTTAGATTTTGCTGAAATAAAAGGTCAAAAGCAAGCGAAAAGAGCTATTGAGGTAGCTGCCGCCGGAGGACATAATGTCTTAATGGTAGGCCCTCCTGGGAGTGGCAAAACTATGATGGCCAAGCACATTCCTACCATCCTCCCCGAATTAAGCTTAGAAGAAGCTATTGAAATTACTAAGATTTATAGCGTTACAGGATTAACCTCTTCTTATACTCCTTTAATCTCTACCAGACCATTTAGATCTCCTCATCATACTATCTCTGATGCAGGCTTAGTAGGAGGAGGCCCTTTTCCTCATCCTGGAGAAATTAGCCTTTCTCATCATGGTGTTTTATTCTTAGATGAACTTCCTGAATTTGCTCGACATACCTTAGAATCTCTTAGGCAACCCTTGGAAGATGGAGTAATTACTGTCTCCAGGGCAAATAGCAGCTCTACCTTTCCAGCTCGTTTTATGTTTATCGCCGCTATGAATCCTTGTCCTTGTGGATTTTTAGCTGACCCGATAAAAGAATGCACTTGCCATCCCAGCGCTATTCAAAAATATTTTGGTAAAGTTTCAGGGCCTCTCTTGGATCGTATCGATATTCAAATTGAGGTTTCTAGAATAAAGTCTCAAGATATAGAGGAAAATACCGAATTTATAGAAAGCTCTATTTCTATTAGAGCTCGGGTTAATAAAGCTCGTCAGATCCAAAAAGAACGTTTTAAAAGAAGAAAAAATGTCTTTTTCAATAGTCAGATTTCTCAAAAAGATATGAGTAAATTTTGTGCTATTGATCAAGACAGCAAGACTATTCTAAATAAGGCCATGGAGAAATTAGGGTTAAGTGCTCGAGCTTATTATAAGATCTTAAAGGTTTCTCGAACGATTGCTGATTTAGAAGAAAGTCAAGAGATAAAAAGCTACCATATCTTAGAAGCCATCCAATATCGTAATTTAGACCGCCAACGTTGGTTATAA
- a CDS encoding EscU/YscU/HrcU family type III secretion system export apparatus switch protein, protein MKKEEDLKYKKAAALKYKREKDQAPVIVAKGRGIVAQRIVEIAKECHIPIYEDHDLTEALSLLDINKEIPEELYQVVAEVLVFVYSLNQKWKKGIYVK, encoded by the coding sequence ATGAAAAAAGAAGAAGATCTTAAGTATAAAAAAGCAGCTGCTTTGAAATACAAGCGAGAAAAAGACCAAGCTCCGGTAATTGTAGCCAAAGGAAGGGGAATTGTTGCTCAACGGATTGTTGAAATTGCTAAGGAATGCCATATTCCTATTTACGAAGACCATGATTTAACAGAAGCTTTAAGTTTGTTAGACATTAATAAAGAAATACCAGAAGAATTGTATCAAGTGGTAGCTGAAGTCTTGGTGTTTGTTTATTCCTTAAACCAAAAGTGGAAAAAAGGAATTTATGTCAAGTAA
- a CDS encoding YraN family protein, whose protein sequence is MSSKDLGKKGEEIAVKYLKKQGYKIIELNYQTKLGEIDIIALDKNILVFIEVKSRISPRYGPPIEAVNQRKRLQVEKVAKVYLTQKNLWHLNCRFDIVSIILTAQKPNIFLAKDAFWVESEK, encoded by the coding sequence ATGTCAAGTAAAGATTTAGGGAAAAAAGGAGAAGAAATAGCGGTAAAATATTTAAAGAAACAAGGATATAAGATCATAGAATTAAACTATCAAACCAAATTAGGCGAAATAGACATTATTGCCTTAGATAAAAATATTTTAGTCTTCATTGAAGTTAAAAGTAGAATATCTCCAAGATATGGACCACCGATAGAAGCAGTTAATCAAAGAAAAAGACTTCAAGTAGAGAAAGTAGCTAAAGTCTACTTAACTCAAAAAAACTTATGGCATTTAAATTGTAGATTTGATATTGTTTCTATTATCCTTACTGCTCAAAAACCTAATATTTTCTTAGCAAAAGATGCATTTTGGGTAGAATCTGAAAAATAG